AGCGTTCTTTTTTATGTCCGCCTTTAAAAGCAAGCTCAACCAAAGCCAAAGCGTAATCCGCATAGCTTCCCTTACTCTCACCCTTTGAATTTACAAAGAATTCTTCGCCTCCAAGGCTGTATTTTCCACTTCTAGGAGCTTCATAGATAAAATCAGCTGGCGGACAAAGATAAGTCCAGTCAAAATCTTGCCCTCTTAAAAATTCTAAAACCTCAGCTGTAGCCTTTGCCACGCCCATATACTCAGCTGGAAATTCAGGCAAATCCATAAGCTGTGTTTTATGCTCTTTGTCCATATATAAAGATCCAGCACCGCCTACTACGATGAGCTTAGTATTATTTAGCTCCTTAAAAAGCTTTGCTAAATGCTCGA
This genomic interval from Campylobacter sp. MIT 99-7217 contains the following:
- a CDS encoding SDR family oxidoreductase, translating into MKIAVLGANGRSGSLIVKEALAKGAKVSAFVRGASQRVDSKAELIKKDIFDLESADLKGFDVVVDAFGVWEDLSFHKKHIEHLAKLFKELNNTKLIVVGGAGSLYMDKEHKTQLMDLPEFPAEYMGVAKATAEVLEFLRGQDFDWTYLCPPADFIYEAPRSGKYSLGGEEFFVNSKGESKGSYADYALALVELAFKGGHKKERLSMVGEEA